A part of Lacibacter sp. H407 genomic DNA contains:
- a CDS encoding protein-glutamine glutaminase family protein, translating to MDELIVPTLFDYALSDLTHPDRSVTIAEAETLFSFFHTCPLFKWHDVHNNCEARADAVCLLLDAWGIPNYKGWVFSGAFLRNHIGGLKQYWNYHVAALLQVKDGHELRYYVIDPATAPNLQPIYSWAESITEYPHSYHLIKEADQYIFPGGIILKDNWHLRDKQNRKWVIQGLSGINGVSSTGKAQLCFNKNRIKATAVKFAALQKNNPLK from the coding sequence ATGGATGAATTGATCGTTCCTACACTGTTTGATTATGCGTTATCTGATCTCACTCATCCGGATCGATCGGTTACAATTGCAGAAGCCGAGACACTGTTTTCCTTTTTTCATACCTGTCCTTTATTCAAATGGCACGACGTACACAACAACTGTGAAGCAAGAGCCGATGCAGTTTGTTTGTTGCTGGATGCCTGGGGCATCCCGAATTACAAAGGCTGGGTGTTCAGTGGTGCTTTTCTCCGCAATCATATTGGTGGATTAAAACAATACTGGAATTACCACGTGGCGGCTTTATTGCAGGTTAAGGACGGGCACGAGTTGCGTTACTATGTGATCGATCCTGCTACAGCGCCCAACCTGCAACCCATCTACAGTTGGGCTGAAAGTATTACCGAGTACCCGCACAGCTATCATCTCATCAAGGAAGCCGATCAATATATTTTTCCCGGTGGTATTATTCTAAAAGATAACTGGCACCTGCGTGATAAGCAAAACCGCAAATGGGTGATCCAGGGTTTGTCGGGCATTAATGGTGTTTCTTCTACCGGTAAAGCACAGTTATGTTTTAATAAAAACCGCATCAAAGCAACCGCAGTAAAGTTTGCAGCTTTGCAAAAAAATAATCCGTTGAAGTAA
- a CDS encoding B12-binding domain-containing radical SAM protein: MSATVFLVTPPFTQLNTPYPATAYLKGFLNTKGITSFQSDLGIEVILQLFSKTGLTELFSRITNDASHSDNAKRILALQNEYINSIDDVVLFLQGKNPTIAHLIASRNFLPEADRFNELSDFHWAFGSMGLQDKAKHIATLYLEDIADLIKECIDEHFGFSRYAERLGRSANSFDELYEELQKPFTLVDELLIDRLQLHIEQVQPKFVAVSVPFPGNLYAAFRSAQWIKANHPHINVTMGGGFPNTELRSLKDVRVFEFFDFITLDDGEAPIEQLLKYINSEIEVSQLKRTFLLQNGEVTYINNSSCKDYKQTDVGTPDYSDLLLHDYISVIEVVNPMHSLWSDGRWNKLTMAHGCYWGKCTFCDISLDYIKLYEPIAAKLLVDRMETIIAQTGNNGFHFVDEAAPPALMRALALEIIKRKLTVSWWTNVRFEKSFTRDLCLLLRASGCIAVSGGLEVASDRLLELIQKGVTVAQVAMVNKHFTEAGIMVHAYLMYGFPTQTAQETIDSLEMVRQLFKTGVLQSAFWHQFAMTAHSPVGMNPEKFKVKRAKEVAILFADNDVEHIDETGADHETFSFGLKKSLFNYMQGLCLDDPLHKWFETKVPKTTIAPDYILNIIRDEELPLFKPSAKIVFLGHVLKAELITKSKKGSSWEVLQISFATKKETITINTDKEKGEWFLQLLPRLRVENEKLMTLQEIKDEYEQQGHEDFELFWDNKPLSTLYKIGLLRL; this comes from the coding sequence TTGAGCGCAACCGTTTTTTTAGTTACTCCTCCGTTTACACAGTTGAATACGCCGTACCCAGCAACGGCTTATCTGAAAGGATTCCTGAATACAAAGGGTATTACTTCATTTCAAAGTGATTTGGGGATTGAAGTGATCCTGCAGTTGTTTTCCAAAACAGGATTAACTGAATTGTTTTCCCGTATTACAAACGATGCGTCGCATTCAGATAATGCAAAACGAATACTTGCATTGCAGAACGAATACATCAACAGCATTGATGACGTTGTACTTTTTCTGCAAGGAAAAAACCCAACCATCGCACATCTCATTGCATCACGCAATTTTCTACCCGAGGCAGATCGATTCAATGAGCTGAGCGATTTTCATTGGGCTTTTGGTAGTATGGGCTTGCAGGACAAAGCCAAACATATTGCTACACTTTACCTGGAAGATATTGCCGATTTAATCAAAGAATGCATTGATGAACATTTTGGTTTCAGTCGCTATGCAGAACGGTTGGGCCGCAGTGCCAACAGCTTTGACGAGTTGTATGAAGAACTGCAGAAGCCATTCACCTTGGTCGATGAATTATTGATCGATCGTTTACAACTGCATATCGAACAAGTGCAGCCGAAATTCGTTGCCGTATCGGTGCCTTTTCCCGGCAATTTGTATGCAGCCTTCAGAAGTGCACAATGGATCAAAGCAAATCATCCCCATATCAACGTAACAATGGGCGGCGGTTTTCCCAATACAGAATTGCGTTCATTAAAAGATGTACGTGTATTTGAGTTTTTTGATTTTATTACACTCGATGATGGGGAGGCGCCAATCGAACAATTACTCAAATACATCAACAGTGAAATTGAAGTGTCGCAACTCAAACGGACTTTTCTATTGCAGAATGGAGAAGTTACGTACATCAACAACAGTTCCTGTAAAGATTATAAACAAACCGATGTTGGCACGCCCGACTATTCGGATCTGTTACTGCACGATTATATCTCTGTGATTGAAGTGGTGAATCCCATGCATAGCCTGTGGAGCGACGGACGCTGGAACAAACTAACGATGGCGCATGGTTGCTATTGGGGCAAATGTACCTTCTGCGATATTTCACTCGACTACATTAAACTATACGAACCCATTGCTGCAAAGTTGTTGGTGGATCGTATGGAAACCATCATTGCACAAACAGGTAATAACGGTTTTCATTTTGTAGATGAAGCTGCACCACCTGCGTTGATGCGTGCATTGGCACTGGAGATCATCAAGCGGAAATTAACAGTAAGCTGGTGGACGAATGTTCGGTTTGAAAAAAGTTTCACCCGTGATCTGTGTTTGTTGCTTCGTGCAAGCGGATGCATTGCTGTAAGCGGTGGATTGGAAGTTGCAAGTGATCGTTTACTCGAACTCATTCAAAAAGGTGTAACGGTTGCGCAGGTAGCCATGGTGAACAAACATTTTACAGAAGCGGGCATTATGGTGCATGCGTACTTAATGTATGGCTTTCCTACACAAACGGCACAGGAAACCATTGATTCATTGGAGATGGTGCGGCAGTTGTTTAAAACAGGTGTGTTGCAATCAGCTTTCTGGCATCAGTTTGCAATGACGGCGCACAGTCCCGTTGGAATGAACCCCGAAAAATTCAAGGTGAAGCGTGCAAAAGAAGTGGCCATCTTATTTGCTGATAATGATGTGGAGCATATCGATGAAACAGGTGCTGATCATGAAACGTTCAGCTTTGGATTAAAGAAATCGTTGTTCAACTATATGCAAGGCTTGTGTCTGGATGATCCGTTGCACAAATGGTTTGAAACCAAAGTGCCGAAAACAACCATTGCGCCCGATTATATTCTGAATATCATACGGGATGAAGAATTGCCGTTGTTTAAACCGTCTGCTAAAATTGTATTTCTTGGTCATGTGTTGAAAGCAGAATTGATCACCAAATCAAAAAAAGGAAGCAGTTGGGAAGTATTGCAGATCAGCTTTGCCACAAAGAAAGAAACCATCACCATTAATACCGATAAAGAAAAAGGGGAGTGGTTCCTGCAACTCTTACCAAGGCTTCGAGTTGAAAACGAAAAACTGATGACGCTGCAGGAAATCAAAGACGAATATGAGCAGCAGGGCCATGAAGATTTTGAATTGTTCTGGGACAACAAACCGCTCAGCACCTTGTATAAAATTGGATTGTTGCGGTTATAA
- a CDS encoding tetratricopeptide repeat protein: MKKYLFIAFFALVYSGTSFAQSVEELVKQAELLESQLKEEEAYQKYKEVIKQQPQHLRALVHCSELASRIGRRQSTKEKQMDFYKAAKIYAERALRVNPKDSDANVVMSLAYARMSLLKSGKEKVEYVREIKTYADRAVIHNPANFKALFVIARWHYEVSNLNAVEKAAVKVFFGGLQKNSLDSAIHYYEKVKLLSPDFVLNYLELAKAYHRNNKRTKAIETLNYMLRLPNTAADDPTIKAEGRQLLAIWKS, translated from the coding sequence ATGAAGAAATACTTATTTATTGCTTTTTTCGCTTTGGTTTATTCGGGTACTTCTTTTGCACAATCCGTAGAAGAGTTGGTGAAGCAGGCTGAACTGCTGGAAAGCCAATTGAAAGAAGAAGAAGCTTACCAGAAATACAAGGAGGTCATTAAGCAACAACCCCAGCATTTACGTGCACTGGTGCACTGCAGCGAATTGGCCAGTCGTATCGGAAGAAGACAATCCACCAAAGAAAAGCAAATGGATTTTTACAAGGCTGCAAAGATCTATGCAGAGCGTGCCTTACGTGTAAATCCAAAAGATAGTGATGCCAATGTAGTGATGTCGTTAGCATATGCCCGTATGTCGTTATTGAAAAGCGGAAAAGAAAAAGTGGAATATGTACGTGAGATCAAGACCTATGCCGACCGTGCTGTGATTCATAATCCGGCCAACTTCAAAGCGCTTTTTGTAATAGCCCGCTGGCATTATGAAGTAAGTAATTTGAATGCAGTGGAGAAAGCAGCCGTGAAAGTTTTCTTTGGAGGCCTGCAAAAAAACTCACTTGATTCAGCCATCCATTATTATGAAAAAGTAAAACTGCTCAGTCCTGATTTTGTATTGAATTACCTGGAGCTTGCAAAGGCCTATCATCGAAATAATAAACGCACAAAGGCCATTGAAACGCTGAACTATATGTTGCGTTTACCTAACACGGCTGCAGACGATCCTACTATTAAAGCAGAAGGAAGACAATTACTCGCCATCTGGAAATCGTAA
- the folB gene encoding dihydroneopterin aldolase, with protein sequence MIAVHLKELKFHAHHGLYPGEDKVGGPFEVNLSVWYQPTGRIASIDQTINYVLLFEIVKQRMMQKSSLIETVAEDICDTIKTRFPVITEIKIDIDKCSPPIENFTGKTGITMHKTF encoded by the coding sequence ATGATAGCTGTTCATTTAAAAGAATTGAAATTCCATGCACATCATGGTCTGTATCCCGGAGAAGATAAAGTTGGAGGGCCGTTTGAAGTAAACCTGTCTGTTTGGTATCAGCCAACCGGACGCATTGCCTCTATTGATCAAACAATTAACTATGTGCTGTTGTTTGAAATAGTAAAGCAACGGATGATGCAGAAAAGCAGTCTAATAGAAACGGTTGCGGAAGATATTTGTGATACGATTAAGACCCGTTTCCCCGTTATTACAGAAATAAAGATCGATATTGATAAATGTTCGCCACCCATTGAAAACTTTACGGGTAAAACCGGCATAACCATGCACAAAACATTTTAA
- the trxB gene encoding thioredoxin-disulfide reductase gives MEAAEKVHCLIIGSGPAGYTAAIYAARANMKPVLYQGIQPGGQLTITTEVENYPGYADGIQGPEMMVDFEKQAARMGADIRFGLATKVDFSSTPHKVWIDDEKLIEADSVIICTGASAKWLGLESEQRLNGYGVSACAVCDGFFFRGKEVAIVGAGDTAAEEALYLSKLCSTVHMLIRKDAMRASKVMQDRVMNTPNIKIYWNTDTVEILGENKVDGMKVRNNKTNEEYVIPVQGFFVAIGHEPNSAIFKEFIDMDEAGYIKTIPGTSKTNVEGVFAGGDVQDKIYRQAVTAAGSGCMAALDAERYLSAKGVV, from the coding sequence ATGGAAGCAGCAGAAAAAGTACATTGTTTGATCATTGGGTCCGGTCCCGCAGGTTATACCGCTGCTATTTATGCAGCGAGAGCAAATATGAAACCCGTTTTATACCAGGGAATTCAGCCGGGCGGACAGTTGACCATTACCACAGAAGTAGAGAATTATCCCGGTTATGCAGACGGTATTCAAGGACCGGAAATGATGGTTGATTTTGAAAAGCAGGCAGCACGTATGGGAGCCGATATCCGTTTTGGATTGGCAACAAAAGTTGATTTCAGTTCTACACCACATAAAGTTTGGATCGATGATGAAAAACTGATCGAAGCAGACAGTGTGATCATTTGTACCGGTGCCAGTGCAAAATGGCTTGGTCTTGAGAGCGAACAACGTCTGAATGGCTATGGTGTAAGTGCCTGTGCCGTTTGCGATGGATTCTTTTTCCGTGGTAAAGAAGTGGCGATCGTAGGTGCAGGAGATACGGCAGCAGAAGAAGCATTGTACCTCAGCAAACTTTGTTCAACGGTTCATATGCTTATCCGTAAGGATGCTATGCGTGCCAGCAAAGTAATGCAGGATCGTGTAATGAATACGCCCAACATTAAAATTTACTGGAATACAGATACGGTTGAAATACTTGGTGAGAACAAAGTAGATGGCATGAAAGTGCGGAACAATAAAACAAACGAAGAGTATGTGATTCCGGTGCAGGGATTTTTCGTGGCGATTGGTCACGAACCAAACTCGGCTATCTTCAAAGAATTTATTGATATGGATGAAGCAGGCTATATCAAAACCATTCCGGGTACATCGAAGACCAATGTGGAAGGAGTTTTTGCAGGTGGTGATGTGCAGGATAAAATTTACCGTCAGGCAGTTACAGCCGCAGGCAGTGGTTGTATGGCAGCATTGGATGCAGAGCGTTATTTGTCGGCAAAAGGTGTTGTGTAA
- a CDS encoding DUF4249 domain-containing protein, which yields MQRFVLLGIFFLALLGCEKKVEFDLNEAAELLTVDASIENDQDPVVILTRSLNYFSKISAEVLGNTIIKDAEVFVSDGTKTHQLRRYDVVVPGTTIPFSFYSSDPANPSTIIKGELGKNYQLRIVWQGKEFTSSTTIPQLRKVIDSLWWVKAPNTPDTSTRAVVRARVVDPAGFGDYARYFTKVNSGIFLPGFSSVFDDAFVNGVTYTVDVDRGVDRNVELDFDDYGFFRKGDTVTLKFSNINKATFDFWRTVEYSYQSIGNPFSTPTKILGNISNGALGYFGGYANQFTTVTIPR from the coding sequence ATGCAACGATTTGTATTACTGGGCATATTCTTTTTGGCACTGCTCGGTTGTGAAAAGAAAGTGGAATTTGATCTGAACGAGGCAGCAGAATTGTTAACCGTAGATGCGAGTATTGAAAATGATCAGGATCCGGTGGTGATCTTAACCCGCAGCCTCAACTATTTTTCAAAAATTTCGGCTGAAGTACTGGGGAACACCATTATTAAAGATGCGGAAGTATTTGTTTCTGATGGAACAAAAACGCATCAGCTCCGCCGGTACGATGTGGTGGTGCCAGGTACAACCATTCCATTCAGTTTTTACAGCAGCGATCCGGCAAATCCATCTACCATCATCAAAGGAGAGTTAGGTAAAAACTATCAACTTCGGATCGTATGGCAGGGGAAAGAATTTACCTCCAGCACAACCATTCCGCAACTCCGCAAAGTGATCGACTCGTTGTGGTGGGTGAAAGCACCCAATACACCCGATACAAGTACCCGTGCGGTTGTACGGGCAAGAGTAGTTGATCCTGCCGGTTTTGGAGATTATGCCCGTTATTTTACCAAAGTAAACAGTGGTATTTTTTTACCGGGTTTCAGTTCTGTATTTGATGATGCCTTTGTGAATGGCGTTACCTACACGGTAGATGTTGACAGGGGTGTTGATCGAAATGTGGAACTGGATTTCGATGATTATGGTTTTTTCAGAAAAGGCGATACCGTTACGCTCAAGTTCAGCAATATCAACAAAGCCACTTTTGATTTCTGGCGAACAGTTGAATACAGTTACCAGAGCATCGGCAATCCTTTTTCAACTCCCACAAAAATTCTCGGCAATATCAGCAACGGCGCACTGGGTTATTTTGGAGGCTACGCCAACCAGTTTACTACGGTTACTATTCCCCGTTAA
- a CDS encoding sigma-70 family RNA polymerase sigma factor — translation MRQLKIATQITNRDSQAVEKYLQEISKIPMITPEEETTLAQRIKMGDQRALDKLVQSNLRFVVSVAKQYQHQGLSLSDLINEGNLGLIKAAQRFDETKGFKFISYAVWWIRQSILQALAEQGRLVRLPQNKIGTYNKANKAYMAFEQEHEREPSTEELADILEMSETEINNIFQSNTRHTSLDAPVHEAEDVAMGDLLEGSDDTDEDVMKDSLRNEIRRVLKSLSPREAEIVNAYFGLDGENGVTIEQIGQKYDLTKERIRQIKERAIKRLQKARYSNALKSYLGN, via the coding sequence ATGCGGCAGCTCAAAATTGCAACTCAAATTACCAACCGTGATTCACAAGCGGTTGAGAAGTATCTCCAGGAAATTTCAAAGATCCCCATGATCACGCCGGAAGAGGAAACAACACTGGCACAACGGATCAAAATGGGCGATCAACGTGCGTTGGACAAATTGGTGCAATCCAACCTTCGTTTCGTGGTTTCAGTAGCAAAACAATATCAACACCAGGGTTTATCGTTGAGTGACTTGATCAATGAGGGCAACCTCGGATTGATCAAAGCAGCACAACGTTTCGATGAAACCAAAGGTTTTAAGTTCATTTCGTACGCTGTTTGGTGGATCCGTCAATCAATTCTGCAGGCATTGGCTGAGCAGGGTCGTTTGGTTCGTTTACCACAAAACAAGATAGGTACCTACAACAAAGCAAACAAAGCCTACATGGCGTTCGAACAGGAACATGAGCGTGAGCCTTCAACTGAAGAGCTGGCTGATATTCTTGAAATGAGCGAAACAGAGATCAACAATATCTTTCAAAGCAATACACGTCATACTTCATTGGATGCACCAGTGCACGAAGCAGAAGATGTGGCGATGGGCGATTTGCTCGAAGGAAGCGATGACACAGATGAAGATGTAATGAAAGATTCATTACGTAATGAGATCCGTCGTGTGTTGAAATCACTCAGTCCACGTGAAGCGGAAATTGTAAATGCTTATTTTGGACTCGATGGCGAAAATGGTGTTACCATTGAGCAGATCGGACAGAAATATGATCTTACCAAAGAACGTATCCGTCAGATCAAAGAAAGAGCCATCAAGCGTTTGCAGAAAGCACGTTACAGCAATGCACTGAAAAGTTATCTCGGTAACTAA
- a CDS encoding threonine aldolase family protein gives MEWIDLRSDTVTRPTPDMKDAMLSAKVGDDVFGEDESVNNLEKMAASMFGMEAGLFCPSGTMTNQIAIKMNTQPGDEVICDELSHVYQYEGGGIAFNSGASVRLLHGNRGRITAEHVREGINNTEDVHKPLSSLVVLENTSNRGGGCCYEMEDIKSIKRVCIDHGLTLHLDGARLFNALVEKKQRAVDYGHMFDSISICLSKGLGTPVGSVLLGTNQKIKKARRLRKVFGGGMRQAGFIAAAGIYALEHHIDRLAVDHAHAKLIEAVLLSNPKVEMVLPVETNIIIFRVKDGIDADLLVEQLKGKGILCFTMGKQQIRFVLHLDITEAMVQRTIDIIQKL, from the coding sequence ATGGAATGGATTGATCTCAGAAGCGATACTGTTACACGCCCTACCCCCGACATGAAAGATGCCATGCTCAGCGCCAAAGTGGGCGATGATGTGTTTGGGGAAGATGAGAGTGTGAATAACTTAGAAAAAATGGCTGCCTCGATGTTTGGAATGGAAGCAGGGCTGTTTTGTCCGTCGGGCACCATGACCAACCAGATCGCTATAAAAATGAATACTCAACCGGGCGATGAGGTGATCTGTGATGAACTTTCGCATGTGTATCAATACGAAGGTGGTGGCATTGCCTTTAACTCCGGCGCATCGGTTCGTTTATTACACGGCAACCGTGGCCGCATAACTGCCGAACATGTACGTGAGGGGATCAATAATACAGAGGACGTACACAAACCCCTCTCCAGCCTGGTTGTTTTGGAAAATACCAGTAACCGGGGCGGTGGCTGTTGCTATGAGATGGAAGATATCAAATCGATCAAACGGGTTTGTATTGATCATGGATTGACTTTGCATCTGGATGGTGCACGCCTGTTCAATGCATTGGTTGAAAAAAAACAACGGGCTGTTGATTATGGTCATATGTTCGACTCGATTTCTATTTGTTTGAGCAAAGGACTCGGCACTCCTGTGGGTAGTGTGCTGTTGGGAACAAATCAAAAAATAAAAAAAGCAAGACGTCTGCGCAAAGTATTTGGTGGTGGTATGCGCCAGGCCGGCTTTATTGCTGCTGCCGGAATCTATGCATTGGAGCATCATATTGACCGGTTAGCCGTGGACCATGCACATGCAAAACTCATTGAAGCTGTATTGCTATCAAACCCGAAAGTAGAAATGGTATTACCTGTTGAAACCAACATCATTATATTTCGTGTAAAAGATGGGATCGATGCAGATCTGTTGGTGGAGCAGCTGAAAGGAAAAGGCATCCTCTGTTTTACAATGGGCAAGCAGCAAATACGATTTGTATTACATCTCGACATTACCGAAGCAATGGTGCAACGTACAATTGATATCATTCAAAAACTATAA
- a CDS encoding PKD domain-containing protein encodes MTLLSKVTVFLLALSLSNKTVAQVNLKEGLVAYYPFNGNPNDESGYKNNPSSANVTFTSDRFGNKNAACAFNGRSNFIQIPDNTSLRFRKSFSISTWVLVRGFYEGKCHGNRIIMKGSADYLKGSYMLTFDDNKSSNGSNCYTESTDKLRQSFYAAFASPVTNDYIVPGKWYLLTYTYDGTNALLYVNCKLQAKGVVRNADFSNSYDLFFGKMDNSQYPYWFNGLLDEVRLYNRVLTKDEISYLCNSTPEKTKTVCDEKDIASAKFGVTIKNCTTVSFDLSSVANKNLKEVKWYLGDGTTASKASLIHNYKRDGKYKVKVVTISNSGCKDSSTKEVNISKSNADFSFSESGEPGNIQFKAKNKSKSYEWNFGINNSTKTESDPTFLYNKSGSYTVRLVTENNTGCKDTIKKQINVTVPILITKVPAQKEVITTVPRKIPAIKLEKRENELMRNIIVINDSISIFLYDNGMIDGDSVTLIYNDEIIVARQLLTGKPLSFHLKIDPSRSKNELIMYADNLGSIPPNTALIVIIDGSERYTINLTSSKSRNAVVSFTLKER; translated from the coding sequence ATGACTCTGCTTTCAAAGGTTACTGTTTTTCTACTTGCCCTTAGCCTCTCAAATAAAACCGTAGCACAAGTCAATCTAAAAGAAGGCCTTGTTGCATATTATCCTTTTAACGGTAATCCAAACGATGAAAGTGGCTATAAGAACAATCCATCCTCAGCCAATGTTACATTTACTTCAGACAGGTTCGGTAACAAAAATGCAGCTTGCGCATTTAATGGCAGAAGCAACTTTATTCAAATACCGGACAATACAAGTTTGCGTTTCCGAAAAAGCTTTTCGATTTCTACCTGGGTACTTGTAAGAGGATTTTATGAAGGGAAATGTCACGGCAACCGGATCATCATGAAAGGGAGTGCTGATTATTTGAAGGGCAGCTATATGCTAACCTTTGATGACAACAAGTCAAGCAACGGCAGCAATTGTTATACAGAAAGCACGGATAAATTACGTCAATCATTTTATGCAGCATTTGCTTCACCTGTTACGAACGATTACATCGTTCCCGGTAAATGGTACTTGCTCACCTACACGTACGATGGAACCAATGCACTCCTGTATGTCAATTGTAAATTACAGGCAAAAGGTGTGGTGAGAAATGCCGACTTCTCCAATAGCTACGATTTGTTTTTCGGGAAAATGGACAATAGCCAATATCCGTATTGGTTTAATGGACTGCTGGATGAAGTAAGGCTGTACAACAGAGTTTTAACAAAAGATGAAATTTCTTACTTATGCAATTCTACTCCTGAAAAAACAAAAACAGTTTGCGACGAAAAGGACATCGCATCTGCAAAATTCGGGGTTACAATAAAAAACTGTACCACTGTATCATTTGATCTTTCTTCGGTTGCAAATAAAAACCTGAAAGAAGTAAAATGGTATTTGGGAGATGGTACTACAGCAAGCAAAGCTTCGCTTATTCACAACTATAAAAGAGATGGTAAATACAAAGTAAAGGTTGTTACGATCAGCAATTCCGGATGTAAAGATTCTTCCACAAAAGAAGTCAACATCTCTAAATCAAATGCTGATTTTTCTTTTTCTGAATCCGGGGAACCAGGCAACATTCAATTCAAAGCAAAAAATAAAAGCAAATCGTACGAATGGAATTTCGGAATCAATAACAGTACAAAAACTGAATCTGACCCAACCTTTCTTTACAATAAATCCGGCAGTTATACCGTACGGTTAGTTACAGAAAATAATACCGGATGTAAAGACACAATTAAAAAACAAATCAACGTAACCGTACCAATACTCATTACAAAAGTACCGGCGCAAAAAGAAGTTATTACAACCGTGCCTCGCAAGATCCCTGCTATTAAACTGGAGAAAAGAGAAAATGAGTTGATGCGGAATATTATTGTAATCAATGATTCTATCAGTATTTTTTTATACGATAATGGAATGATAGACGGCGATAGTGTTACATTGATCTACAACGATGAGATAATAGTAGCACGCCAGCTGTTAACCGGTAAGCCTCTCAGCTTCCATCTTAAGATTGATCCGTCAAGGAGTAAAAACGAATTGATCATGTATGCAGACAACCTTGGCAGCATTCCACCCAACACGGCACTGATCGTTATAATTGATGGAAGTGAGCGATACACAATAAATTTAACCAGCAGCAAATCCCGCAATGCTGTCGTATCGTTTACATTGAAAGAACGATAA